The Methanococcoides methylutens genome segment CCTGAGTACTAAATATATGTTCCGGACTTTGTTCAGTTGAATCAACCAAACCATCGTTGTCAAAGTCCCATTCCCATGCCTCAGCATTAATTGAGTTGTCTGTGAATTGAACAGTCAGAGGTATTGAACCCGATATTACGTCTGATTCAAAGTCAGCTACAGGAAGAGGAATGTTAACAGTAAGCTGGGTGTCACCAACAGCAGGCCCGTATCCAGCAGAGTTGCCGCTGTCCTTATATGTGCCGATTAGGTCATATGTGCCAGTTTCAGTGTCTGCATCTACAGTGAGGTCATATTCTACAGTGTAATCCCCAACTGGCATCGCTCCACTCATCAAATCACGTGAGAAGTAGTGAACACCACTAGTGTTTATGTAGGCATCCAGTTCTGGAGGACATTCTACATTAGATAATGTCCAGCCAGCCATTTCTGTTGCACTGTAGTCTTCCATAAGTGCATTTAGACCTTCTTCATTTACATAACCGGTCAATTCAAGTGTCACATGAACAGTATCCCCTGGAACTACTGTTGTATCACTCAATGTTCTTGTCATTACAGGGTCTGCAGCTGCAGGAGATGCTATAAGTGCAACTGAGATCAGCAACAGAAGTGCTAGAATTCCAGATTTGAATATATTTTTATTCATCGTTTACTCCGTTGTTATTTTTAATTAGTGTGTAACCGAATTACCGCATGCGAGAACAGCTCTTTGAAAGAAGCAATTGATTATTATGATTCCAGAAATCATGGCCAAGTATAAATGACACATATTTGATTTTCCTGAAAATTTTAAAAGCCATCTTACCAAACAAACTACTAATTCTTGCATTAAAGTATCATTACATAAACTTATAATTATACAATTATAGCAAAAAACTAAGTTTAAATAAGTAAAAAAGCTTTTTACCATATTGTAAATACCATACAATTGTAATCTAATATAAACGTATCTTTTGAAGTAGCAGATATTATCTTAAAAGATAAAGGTAATAGAACATTCGCGTACAGATTACATATTCAGGGTAGATAAAAGAAAAATACAACACAAAAGAGTTGGCAGCACATCCATTATGATTGAAAAGATGAGATGAAAAGATGAAAAAATATAATAAAATAATATCCATAGGCATATTTGTGTTCATAACAATTATTGCATCCTGTACACCAGTAATTGCATCTGACTGGATGACTTTCCTTAAAGACAACTCCAACACCGGCGTCACAGCAGACGAAGCACCAATCACCACCCCGGAAAATTCGGTGAGCTGGGCTAAAAAAGTAGGTTATGCCAATACTGCTCCAATGGTAGTCGGCAACAATATCTATGTTGCAAGCAAGCAAAATGTCTTAGCAATTGATAAGATCACAGGAGATACCATCTGGCAATCTGACATGCATAATCTGGATATCATTGGAAACCCGGCATATGGTAACAACAAAATATTCATACCCACATCAAGTGGCTATATTTATACATTTGATGCTACAACCGGAGAAGAACTATGGAACATATCTGTAGGGAAGTCTAGATATCTCCTTTCACCTATAAAATATGAAGATAACAAAATATATTTTGCAGATAGTACAGACTGGAGTGGATCTGATGGTACATATTATTGCTATGATGAGACTGGAAACCAGATTTGGGCATACAGTTCCACAGCTTCTGGCAGCACTGGATATTACTTTGCAGGTGCAGCCTTAATAAATGACTATATAGTATTTGGCAATTCAAATGGGAATCTGACTTCCCTTTACAAGATCAACGGCACCACGGTTGATGAAGCAGATATTAGAACAATATGGGGTGATTCTGATGCATGTTTCATACGTTCATCCATGACATATAGTGAAAATAACAAAAGGCTGTACTTTACTTCCACAGAATCAGGCATGGAACCCGAAAAAGGTTATTGCTCTGCAATTGGATTTAATCCTAGCACAGGGACTTTCGACACTTCTGATACAGTAAGAGCTTATATTGGGCCCACAACTTCAACGCCTGTAATTTTCAATAACAGGGTTTACGTTGGAAATGCAACTACATGGGGCTCAGCAACGGGAACCGTGTTCTGCCTTGATGGAACAGATCTTTCGAAAATATGGACATTTACTCCGGAAGGAGATGCTAAATTCCAATCATCAGCTGCCATATCAACAAGATATGTCGATACTGACGGAAGCGTTTACATATACTTTACAAGCAATACCGCGGATGGAAGCCTCTACTGCCTGAAAGATTACGAAGGGAACACAAATCCGATCCATAGATATACATATCTGCCTTCTTCCACAATGCAACAATTTACACTCGGAAGCCCGGTTATATCCGATGGAAGAGTATATTATACTAATAATGAAGTGGTAGGAAATGGTGGATACCTGTTCTCACTCGCAACAGCAGAATCTTTGGATCCGGACACTGTGGACTGGAACCCATGGAATGATCCTGATTCTGAAGGTATGCCAGATGGAACATACATCACTTTAACAGAGGTAATCGATGCATACAACTGTTTCAGAAATGGAAAGCCTGCACCGATAACAGGAGCCAGTATCGACCTCACAAAAGTGATCGATATGTACAACAATTTCAGGTATTCCACATCGATGTGAGATAGGCAATGAAAGCATAAGGTCAGAAACTGCTGACCTTACTATTTTGTAACCCATTATAGAAACGATTAAAGCTAGTTTGGCAAAGCAAAAATCAGTAACATCATCTTTTTTACTAATATATATTATGTTACCATAAATTATTAATAAAATAATTCCTTGTTTTCATTATCTTTTTAACAAATATGAGTAAGCTAAAGCGCAAATTCTCAATAAATTACAGGCAGCAAAAATAAAGTATTGCAGATAAAAAGTTCTAAAACTGGAACCTCAATTCTGAACAGTATCTTTCTGCCACCTGAGAAACGGTGAGAAAATGATCGAAACATTTAAAAAATCTAGCAAACTATTTTGTTTTGGAATAGCCATAGCTATTCTGATAATGACTGCAAGCACAGCAGTAGCAGAAACTCCGGAAATGTATTTAGTAATAGAAGACGGTGCTGGAGATGGTAGCGGAGATTCATACTCCGAAGTGGTTAATGTCTACATGGCTAACACGGCAGAAGATCTTTATATTGATATTGAAATGGAAAATGGACCTTATACTAATGCGTATATGAGCCTTCGCCCTGAATTCGACCTTGATATGAATTCTTCTACAGGTGATCAGGATTGGTCTTATACGTTTGGTGCTGACTATTCAGGTTCATTTGCTTTTATGCATGGTTATATGCGTCTGATCAATGAATCAAACGGTGAATACATAAGTATCCCTTATACAACTGAAGGATCCACATACAAGATAATAATACCATTTTCTGAATTGGAAAACAAGAAATATTTTGGTTTTAAAGTTCACTGTAGCGCCCCAACTGGTGGAGATGAGACCCAGATTATTACATATCGTGACCAAACTTCATGGAACCAGTTCCTGAATAGTGCACAACATACCGGATCACCACTTCGCAGCGCTCCGGATACGAACAACATGCTATGGTCAGCCAAACCGCTCAATGCAGATCAGTCATTGGTATCTGGCTCATCAGTAGCCATTGCTGAGGGAAAGGTCTTTGCAAATTGTGTTGGAGAAATTGATATGTACGGGAACCCACTAGGCGAAATTGGAGCTCTTGTTGCTTTTGATAAAGATACAGGAAAAGAGATATGGAATGCAACCATTGATGTTGCTGAATGGGGATCCTGGTCAGCACCAGCTTACAACGATGGAAAAGTATTCACCTCAACCGGACAGGATACAAACTGTATCGATGCTGCTACCGGTAATATTCTGTGGACATTCACAAACCCTACCGGAGAAGCATCATGTAATGGAGGACCTGCAATAGCAGATGGTAAAGTAATATGCAGTGATTGGCAGGGAAATCACTATTATTGTCTTGATGAGAATACAGGTAACGAACTTTGGAATCATACCGTTAGCGGCAATGCTCAATCCACACCAGCGATCTTTGATGGAAAGATAGTTCTGACAGGCTGGAATGAGGTATACTGTCTGGACATGGATGGAAACCTTTTGTGGACAGTACCAAATCCTTCAAAATCAGGCAATCTTTGTGGAAGTCCTTCAATTTCTGATAGTAGTCACCCGACTACACAGCTAACCGATTATATCAAGGGAGATTATGATTCCTATGGATATTCTATGGTCTACCTGACCACATATGATTTCTATGGAGATTCAAACCCTGCATTATTCGCATTGAATTTAACTGATGGTAGCCAGATATGGAATGCAACCATACAGAGGACAGACAATACGCCCACAATTGCTTATGGTAACCTCTATGTCAGCGGCGGATGTTCTGGATTTTCTGAAAGCCAAACATTTTGCTTTAACGCTACTAGTGGAGAACTTATCTGGAGTACAGCCAAAGAGATGAATGGAATTGGGGACTGGACATGTTCACCCACCGTAGCTGATGGAAAAGTATTCATTGGAAAGCCATCCGGGGCTTACGTGGGACAGAATGGACTCGTGGCACTGAATGCATTTACAGGAGAGATTATATGGGAATCTCCTAATGGAGGGGGAACTTCAGCTATTGCCGATGGTGTTGTCTACTCCATCGGAGGATCAGCAACAGACGTTACACTGTATGCTTTTGGTGAAGAAACAGGAGATTGGAACCCATGGAACGATCCTGATTCAGAAGGATTGCCTGACGGGACATACATAACTTTGACAGAGGTAATTGATGCATACAACTGTTTCAGAAATGGAACACCTGCACCAGGAACCGAAGCTAGCATAGATCTCACAAAAGTGATCGACATGTACAATGCATTCAGATACGAATCCCCTATGTAACATAGATAAAAAATACAGAATGGAATAAAGGATAGTAAGGCAACTATCCTTGTTTTTTATTTTTAAAATGTGGTGGTAAATAATGATCACTAAATTGAAAATACCTTATCTAAAGACTTTTATTTTCTGTGCCATACTCCTTCTTTCAACATTGCCAATGGCATCAGCAAACATTTCAGATGAAGATCCGGATGTTTTCTGGACACAGTTCCAGCATAATGCATTGAAAACAGGTACTACATACTCTTCCGCACCATATTCGGACCCGGCAGTACTATGGAGAGGAACTACGAACCCGTCACAATCTGCTGTCAGTGTCACGCCGGTGATAACAGATGAAATGGCATACATACTCATATCAGGAGGAAATGTATGTGCTTACAATAAGACCAGCGGGGATCTTGTCTGGAGCTCAGGAACAAAGGACGGATCACTTCAAACATCGATCCCGGCCTATGGAAACGGAAAAGTGATTGTTGCTGTGAACGATCATTATAACAGCGGTTACCTTTTCGCTTTTAATGCAACTAATGGTGACGAACTCTGGAACGTTTCAGTAACAGAAGGGAATTTTGCATGTCCTGTGACATATTTCGACCATCGCATATATGTTGCAGATGGGCTTAAAGGTGGAATTTCCACAAAATATTATTACTGTTATGATGACAACGGAAACCTACTCTGGAAACATGCAAACAATGATACTGCGGGCTTCCTCTGGTGTGGTGCTTCAATTGTTGAAGATTACATTATCTATCCAACCCATGAAGGAAAGCTTGTCAGCCTTTACAGGACCAACGGGACATTTGTCGATGAAGTAGATATTACAACAGACCTTTCATTCTCCAAACCGGATCTGGGAAGGATAAGAGCATCGGTTTCTTACAGTGACGGATATATATACACGACTTCAGAAGATACATTCACAGAAGGTTATATCTGGAAAGTTGGATTTGACCCTGTAAATGGAGTTTTCATCGATGATGGGTGGGGTATCAGGCGAGGATTCAGCACATCAACCCCGGTAGTACACGATGGAAAAGTCTATGTGGGTCAGGGAGAGCATGGATATACAGGCGATCTTACATGTCTTAACGATTCAGATGGCAGCCTGTTATGGTCATATCCTACAGATGCAGGAGTAAAATGTTCACCTGTGATATCAATACAGAAAAATTCCGCATACGTGTACTTTACAGGTGCAAAGACTAACAGTAGTCTCTATTGCGTGGATCAGGACGGACAGCTTGCATGGCAGTATAATCCACTTGATGATTATGGATATATCCTGCAGGGAGCTGCCATATCTGACGAAAAGGTCTTTTTCGGAACAGATGGAGGATATCTTTATTGTCTTGAAGAAGCCCCACACGAACCACCTATACCGGATTTTACTGCAGATCCCACATCAGGATATGACAAGCTTTCTGTTGATTTCACCGACCATTCAACGAATTATCCAACCTCATGGAACTGGGATATGGATAATGACGGTATCATTGATCATACTGATCAAAACCCGACACATTACTATGATACTTCTGGCGTTTATACCGTGACCCTCAACGTTAGTAATGTCTATGGTAACAATATTCTCTCAAAAACTGACTACATTGTTGTGGAAGCGGACTGGAACCCCTGGAACGATCCAGATTCTGAAGGATTGCCTGACGGGACATACATCACTTTAACAGAGGTTATCGATGCGTACAACTGTTTCAGAAATGGAACACCTGCACCAGGAACCGGATCTATTATAGACCTTACAAAAGTGATCGATATGTACAATGCATTCAGATATGAAAATCCGATATAAGGAGTAGAAACAATTGAATTTGGGAATGGTCAGGTTATCATTCCCTTCTTTTTGGTTTTGTAGAACTTCTTTTTTCCAAATCCATTCAATTATCTAAGTTTACAGATGAAAGTTTACCCGCATATGTTTGCATCACAAACATAAGGGATTGGTTGTGATTTTTAACCATTTATACTTAATTCTTGCAGATATTGCAATTCAAGCAACAGGATAATCAGATTTCTTACTTTATTATTTTTAAATACTCAAAATAAACATACACAACATAAGTTATTGACACTTATTTGTTTATAAAATATGGTTCTCTTTAAGGTCGTGTGGGTAAACTGAGTTTACCTGCCATCAAGAATATCATTGAATTCCTATTATTCTCAGTTTTTAACCTACATGCCAATTGAATTGAGAAGACAAATATTAAATAAACAGCTCAATGTTGAGGAGATCTATTTTTATTATTTATTAGCATTGTTATTGAATTGAATAATTTATGTATTCTATATAGGTAACTATATATAGCATTGTGTTGGAGTGCCTATGACTGTGTAATTTATTGGGATGGAGATTTGTTAATGTATACAGGAGTATAAATTAATTATTCGTATCCATTTAGATAACATAGATCAGAGCCATTAGTCCATATCTCTGGAAATACTCCGAAAAATCCGGAGATGAAAAGCTACTATGAAATGGTCAACACTGAATTAATGGTCAGGTGGAAACGTTAGTTCTCATTAATGGCATAGCGTAAGCTGTCTAAAAATGAGAGGCAGACAAAGGACACAAACATTTAAAGCTGAGTCCATGCCCTTAAAATGCGTTTCACCTTCGACTGAAAAAATAGATCGAGAAGTGAGAATTTAATGAATCAATTAAAAAAACCCAACACGGTAAAAATTTTTGTTGGGATGTTGCTTGTAATGTTATTAATACCAGCAGCATCTGCAACGGATTGGAGTTCTTTTCAAGAGGACAACTACAATAAAGGATTGACATCAGACAAAGCTCCTATAACCGATCCATATGGAAACGGCATCTCATGGGAGAGCTCGTATACACTCGGAAGCTCATGGTCAGGTTTCGATAATGCACCTCTGGTAATAGGTAACATTGTATACGTGGCCGGTGACGATAACAGGTTACGGGCACTGTACAAGACCAACGGCACTGAAAAATGGGTGACCGCCACAAGCGGTGGCCGCGTGCTCGGAAACATGGCTGCAGGCAACGGCAGTATATTTGTTCCGACCAGCGATGGAAAGGTGTACGCTATCGATATGAACACAGGTGTTGAGCAGTGGCGGGCAATTGAATCAGGTCAACTGATCACTCCTGTGGTCTATGAAGACAATAAGATATACTTCGGTAGCTGGGAAAGCAAGAAATATTATTGCTACCACGACAACGGAACAATGTGTTGGAACCGCACTTCTACCAGTGGGGACGGTTACTACTGGGCAGGTGCTGCGATAGTAGGCGATTACCTGATCTATGGAGACGATGCTGGCGTCCTAACTTCCGTGTATAAAGTTGATGGCACCACTAAGGACACGCTGGACGTATCCACTGAATTTGGCGTCACGGCAAATCAGATCAGGTCATCCATCAATTATGTTGAGGATCTGGAACGCATATACTTCACATCCAAAGGCGGCTATATATACGCTCTCGGTATGAATCCGGACGGAACCTTCAATACCGCTGACAAGGCTAATGCAAACATCGGTTACAGCACATCCACACCTGCTGTCTATAACGGCAAGGTGTATGTCGGTAGCAGCAGCTACTTTACCTGCCTTTTCGCAAACGATCTTACGATGGACTGGTGTTTTTCAGTAGATGGACAGATCCAGTCATCCCCTGTGATCAGTACGGCATACGATGACGGTGATGGCGAGATCTATATCTACTTCACCGAGAACTGGGGAGGAGTAGGCGTACACTGCCTCAACGAAAATGGAGTTGAGCAGTGGTCCTGGGGTCCGACTGCAAAGACGGAGTTTACCCTGGCCGGTGTGGCAATATCGGACGGCTGGATCTTCTTCGGCACCGATGCCGATTATGTGTTCGGATTTGCAACAGATGAGTCACTGCGTGAACCCATAATGCTCAACCCGGGAGATTCCCTGCAGGAAGCGATCTATGGTGCAAACAACGGTGACACCATCATGATGGCACCGGGTACCTACAGTGTCTCGTACATAAACAAGAGTGACCTGACCTTCATGGCTGACGGCGGTGAAGTTATCATAACAGGTGGCTCCAGCATTGCTTTTGGCCTGGCAGACGCAGATGATACTATAGGTTGCGATGCTTCAGGAATAACTTTCAACGGAATTACTTTTAGTGGTTTCAACATGTTAGTCAAAGACCTTGACTACCCGAAGCCCAATCAGATTGTTAACAATCTGACATATGATGGATGTACATTCTCTGGCAATGATTATTTGTATCTGTATGATGACTCAGCTGTACTGGGTTGTACAGTCGATGATCTTGGTCTCAGGGTGTATGGAGACAATGTAAGATTTGAGGACAACATAGGTAGCGCTGGAAGCATAGGTGACGGGAAAACATGCTCTGGTTTAATCGTAAGGAACAACTCGATCAGTTCATTTGGTATATCCGTAACTTATTCAGAAATGTTAATGGAAGACAATGTTTTTGAGGCGATTTCGAGTCTTTCCTCCAATGAGGCGGCTATTATTCATGATAATGTGTTCGCCAACAGCAGTGAGTATTTAGATATGGGTGGGCAGGTTTACGAGAATACATTTTTGAGTTGTACTATGCTTTCAGGTTCTTACTATACGTCTGGATCTTACTACCTCAATAACTTCATAGACTGCGGCACTATATATATGTGTGATTGCGATACGAGTGCTGAAGATATTGGAATTTATAACACGTCCACACCAGTAACCTACACCTATGGCGGTGCAAGTTACACCGGCTATCTCGGCAACTACTACTCCGAGTATGCAGGCAGTGATGCCGATGGCGATGGCGTTGGTGATAATCCAGTCTCATCCACAAGTACTTTTAGTGAGACTAGCGGTGTTGATTCCTATCCACTCATGGGTGCATGGGACGTCGCAACTGACACGATTGAAGAACCGGAAATAGTTCCACAGCCACCTGAAGCCCCCACAGCTTTAGAATGTTCAGGGGTTGACAGATGCGTATGTCTTAGCTGGGATACACCTGCAAGCGATGAAGCAATAACTTCATTCAATGTTTACAGGGCTACCATTTCAGGAGCAGAAACACTGTACGAAACAGTTTCTGCAGACACAACTGTATTCGCAGATCATGACGTTACC includes the following:
- a CDS encoding outer membrane protein assembly factor BamB family protein; its protein translation is MLLIPAASATDWSSFQEDNYNKGLTSDKAPITDPYGNGISWESSYTLGSSWSGFDNAPLVIGNIVYVAGDDNRLRALYKTNGTEKWVTATSGGRVLGNMAAGNGSIFVPTSDGKVYAIDMNTGVEQWRAIESGQLITPVVYEDNKIYFGSWESKKYYCYHDNGTMCWNRTSTSGDGYYWAGAAIVGDYLIYGDDAGVLTSVYKVDGTTKDTLDVSTEFGVTANQIRSSINYVEDLERIYFTSKGGYIYALGMNPDGTFNTADKANANIGYSTSTPAVYNGKVYVGSSSYFTCLFANDLTMDWCFSVDGQIQSSPVISTAYDDGDGEIYIYFTENWGGVGVHCLNENGVEQWSWGPTAKTEFTLAGVAISDGWIFFGTDADYVFGFATDESLREPIMLNPGDSLQEAIYGANNGDTIMMAPGTYSVSYINKSDLTFMADGGEVIITGGSSIAFGLADADDTIGCDASGITFNGITFSGFNMLVKDLDYPKPNQIVNNLTYDGCTFSGNDYLYLYDDSAVLGCTVDDLGLRVYGDNVRFEDNIGSAGSIGDGKTCSGLIVRNNSISSFGISVTYSEMLMEDNVFEAISSLSSNEAAIIHDNVFANSSEYLDMGGQVYENTFLSCTMLSGSYYTSGSYYLNNFIDCGTIYMCDCDTSAEDIGIYNTSTPVTYTYGGASYTGYLGNYYSEYAGSDADGDGVGDNPVSSTSTFSETSGVDSYPLMGAWDVATDTIEEPEIVPQPPEAPTALECSGVDRCVCLSWDTPASDEAITSFNVYRATISGAETLYETVSADTTVFADHDVTNDQTYYYQVSAVSSIGEGDISTEITGTPVAEVISDSWEHFMGDLQHTGYSTTPGPKTNNTIWESADIDAEDGASITIADDLGLMFVISDAKESSWSTDGYNNLSAINLEDGSVVWDVTFGNGDNYNSMDSWSTPAYHNGIVFTAGDGARYANNGTLKWGSLPMNTNGGPLVAEGKVIVGNWDGKQYFCFDEETGAELWNISVNGNAQGTPVYNDGHMILTSYEEVNCVDMDGNVLWTQAIAQSVCGSASIQYDNVYITIYDMNYGAQYVYALDESTGNIVWQATMSNQMMMGTDCTPAVAYGYVYVTAGMAMIDQNTYCFDAFTGDSVWASSETGSWFTSPVVSDGVVYAGAEDYFSGAGGMGSFTRTVALDAFDGSLIWESDVGGSTPALYDGVLYTVGFQKVYAFGPGLSLVPEDASVIKGQQTQIRIMASEFPDGLSGYNLTIDIADPAVAEIVDIDIPEWATLNDSSSMPGASVFLRAVDSGKGVQAGAQDVVLATLTVSGNSVGSTDLVLGVERLDDDNGDHIDMVLSAGTLEVIMTPIPGETMSPQDLDGDGCYEDLTGNGDCSFADVVLFFHEMEWIEANMPMGYTDFNGNGRIDFDDVIKLFDMVGPVGQ
- a CDS encoding outer membrane protein assembly factor BamB family protein yields the protein MITKLKIPYLKTFIFCAILLLSTLPMASANISDEDPDVFWTQFQHNALKTGTTYSSAPYSDPAVLWRGTTNPSQSAVSVTPVITDEMAYILISGGNVCAYNKTSGDLVWSSGTKDGSLQTSIPAYGNGKVIVAVNDHYNSGYLFAFNATNGDELWNVSVTEGNFACPVTYFDHRIYVADGLKGGISTKYYYCYDDNGNLLWKHANNDTAGFLWCGASIVEDYIIYPTHEGKLVSLYRTNGTFVDEVDITTDLSFSKPDLGRIRASVSYSDGYIYTTSEDTFTEGYIWKVGFDPVNGVFIDDGWGIRRGFSTSTPVVHDGKVYVGQGEHGYTGDLTCLNDSDGSLLWSYPTDAGVKCSPVISIQKNSAYVYFTGAKTNSSLYCVDQDGQLAWQYNPLDDYGYILQGAAISDEKVFFGTDGGYLYCLEEAPHEPPIPDFTADPTSGYDKLSVDFTDHSTNYPTSWNWDMDNDGIIDHTDQNPTHYYDTSGVYTVTLNVSNVYGNNILSKTDYIVVEADWNPWNDPDSEGLPDGTYITLTEVIDAYNCFRNGTPAPGTGSIIDLTKVIDMYNAFRYENPI
- a CDS encoding outer membrane protein assembly factor BamB family protein produces the protein MIETFKKSSKLFCFGIAIAILIMTASTAVAETPEMYLVIEDGAGDGSGDSYSEVVNVYMANTAEDLYIDIEMENGPYTNAYMSLRPEFDLDMNSSTGDQDWSYTFGADYSGSFAFMHGYMRLINESNGEYISIPYTTEGSTYKIIIPFSELENKKYFGFKVHCSAPTGGDETQIITYRDQTSWNQFLNSAQHTGSPLRSAPDTNNMLWSAKPLNADQSLVSGSSVAIAEGKVFANCVGEIDMYGNPLGEIGALVAFDKDTGKEIWNATIDVAEWGSWSAPAYNDGKVFTSTGQDTNCIDAATGNILWTFTNPTGEASCNGGPAIADGKVICSDWQGNHYYCLDENTGNELWNHTVSGNAQSTPAIFDGKIVLTGWNEVYCLDMDGNLLWTVPNPSKSGNLCGSPSISDSSHPTTQLTDYIKGDYDSYGYSMVYLTTYDFYGDSNPALFALNLTDGSQIWNATIQRTDNTPTIAYGNLYVSGGCSGFSESQTFCFNATSGELIWSTAKEMNGIGDWTCSPTVADGKVFIGKPSGAYVGQNGLVALNAFTGEIIWESPNGGGTSAIADGVVYSIGGSATDVTLYAFGEETGDWNPWNDPDSEGLPDGTYITLTEVIDAYNCFRNGTPAPGTEASIDLTKVIDMYNAFRYESPM
- a CDS encoding outer membrane protein assembly factor BamB family protein, translated to MKKYNKIISIGIFVFITIIASCTPVIASDWMTFLKDNSNTGVTADEAPITTPENSVSWAKKVGYANTAPMVVGNNIYVASKQNVLAIDKITGDTIWQSDMHNLDIIGNPAYGNNKIFIPTSSGYIYTFDATTGEELWNISVGKSRYLLSPIKYEDNKIYFADSTDWSGSDGTYYCYDETGNQIWAYSSTASGSTGYYFAGAALINDYIVFGNSNGNLTSLYKINGTTVDEADIRTIWGDSDACFIRSSMTYSENNKRLYFTSTESGMEPEKGYCSAIGFNPSTGTFDTSDTVRAYIGPTTSTPVIFNNRVYVGNATTWGSATGTVFCLDGTDLSKIWTFTPEGDAKFQSSAAISTRYVDTDGSVYIYFTSNTADGSLYCLKDYEGNTNPIHRYTYLPSSTMQQFTLGSPVISDGRVYYTNNEVVGNGGYLFSLATAESLDPDTVDWNPWNDPDSEGMPDGTYITLTEVIDAYNCFRNGKPAPITGASIDLTKVIDMYNNFRYSTSM